From one Bacteroides intestinalis DSM 17393 genomic stretch:
- a CDS encoding SDR family NAD(P)-dependent oxidoreductase, which yields MKRAIIIGATSGIGEEVAKLLIQQGWHIGIAGRREEALEKLQATAPGQIEIQRLDVTDPDAPTLLETLIRKLGGMDLFFLSSGIGSQNPDLKPEIELNTARTNVEGFTRMVTAAFNHFKNEGGGHIAVISSIAGTKGLGIAPAYSATKRFQNTYIEALAQLSRMQHLNIHFTDIRPGFVATDLLKSGKFPMLMQANQVAKSIVHALNRKKRVIVIDGRYRVVVFFWRMIPRWLWERLPIKN from the coding sequence ATGAAACGAGCCATTATTATAGGAGCCACCTCCGGCATAGGAGAAGAAGTTGCCAAACTGCTAATTCAGCAAGGTTGGCACATCGGTATTGCCGGAAGACGGGAAGAAGCATTGGAGAAACTGCAAGCCACCGCCCCCGGGCAAATCGAAATCCAACGTCTGGACGTAACAGATCCAGATGCCCCTACCCTACTGGAGACACTTATCCGGAAGTTAGGTGGCATGGATTTGTTCTTCCTCAGCTCCGGCATAGGAAGTCAGAACCCAGACCTGAAACCGGAAATAGAACTAAATACCGCCCGTACCAACGTAGAAGGATTCACCCGCATGGTGACCGCCGCCTTCAATCACTTCAAAAACGAAGGAGGTGGGCATATCGCTGTCATCAGCTCCATTGCAGGCACCAAAGGATTGGGCATCGCCCCGGCCTATTCCGCAACGAAACGCTTCCAGAATACTTACATCGAAGCCTTGGCACAACTCTCCCGGATGCAACACTTGAATATCCATTTCACAGACATACGCCCGGGTTTCGTCGCTACCGACTTACTGAAAAGTGGCAAGTTCCCCATGCTTATGCAAGCCAATCAGGTAGCGAAGAGTATCGTCCATGCCTTGAACCGGAAAAAACGGGTCATTGTGATTGACGGTAGATACCGTGTAGTTGTCTTTTTCTGGCGAATGATCCCCCGGTGGTTATGGGAAAGATTGCCTATAAAGAACTAA
- a CDS encoding lytic transglycosylase domain-containing protein, protein MKKNSIHILIVTSVALCAGAALPFLFGHSTIDPEQQSVKSEVPYCVTSPSVPDKITFAGQEIDLTRYDHRERMDREQMSFTYMHSTTMLTIKRANRFFPIIEPILKENGVPDDFKYLAVIESNLNTLARSPAGAAGMWQFMQTTGREFGLEVNPNIDERYHVEKATRAACQYLKDAYQRYGNWLCVAAAYNGGQGRISSELKKQLVDQAVDLWLVEETSRYMFRLLAAKAVISNPQRYGFLLKREHLYPVIPYTEINVTTSIDNLAQFAKSKGITYAQLKDANPWLRDSSLQNKSGRTYVLKIPTQAGMHYDPKKTVPHNRAWVIN, encoded by the coding sequence ATGAAAAAAAACTCAATACATATCCTGATAGTTACCTCAGTTGCTCTATGCGCCGGTGCCGCACTTCCATTTCTGTTTGGGCACAGCACGATAGATCCTGAACAGCAATCCGTTAAATCCGAAGTTCCCTATTGTGTCACCTCCCCTTCCGTACCGGATAAAATCACCTTTGCCGGACAGGAAATTGACCTGACACGCTACGATCATCGTGAACGCATGGACCGTGAACAAATGTCGTTCACCTATATGCACTCCACCACCATGCTCACCATCAAGCGTGCGAACCGCTTCTTTCCCATCATAGAACCCATATTGAAGGAAAACGGTGTACCCGACGATTTCAAATACCTCGCCGTAATAGAGAGTAACCTCAACACCCTTGCCCGTAGTCCGGCAGGAGCAGCCGGAATGTGGCAGTTCATGCAAACTACCGGACGCGAATTCGGCCTTGAAGTAAACCCCAATATCGACGAACGTTATCACGTGGAGAAAGCCACCCGTGCCGCATGCCAGTATCTGAAAGATGCCTACCAAAGATATGGTAACTGGCTTTGCGTAGCCGCTGCTTACAATGGTGGACAAGGCCGCATCTCCTCTGAACTGAAAAAACAGCTCGTAGATCAAGCCGTAGACCTTTGGCTTGTAGAAGAAACTTCCCGTTACATGTTCCGTCTGCTTGCCGCTAAAGCCGTCATCAGTAATCCGCAGCGCTATGGCTTTTTACTGAAACGGGAACATCTTTACCCTGTCATTCCCTATACAGAGATCAATGTAACAACAAGTATCGACAATCTGGCACAATTTGCTAAGAGTAAAGGTATTACCTACGCCCAACTGAAGGATGCCAACCCATGGCTGCGCGATAGTTCTTTACAAAACAAAAGCGGACGTACATACGTTCTTAAAATACCGACACAGGCGGGAATGCACTATGATCCGAAGAAGACTGTGCCGCATAATAGGGCATGGGTTATAAATTAA
- a CDS encoding MgtC/SapB family protein — translation MTLDFDFVLRLLVAGILGAIIGLDREYRAKEAGYRTHFLVSLGSALIMIVSQYGFQDIIKENSVSLDPSRVAAQVVSGIGFIGAGTIILQKQIVRGLTTAAGIWATAGIGLAVGAGMYVISIAATLLTLAGLELLSILFKSVGMKSSMITFSTGNKDILKEVSDRFNSRNYMLVSYKMERLGSGDTERYIVTMIIKSKRSNDEGHMLSLMQEWPDVTVEQIE, via the coding sequence ATGACATTAGATTTCGATTTCGTACTCAGACTATTAGTAGCCGGCATCTTAGGTGCCATCATCGGCCTGGACAGAGAATACCGTGCCAAAGAAGCAGGATACCGTACTCACTTTTTAGTATCATTAGGCAGTGCCCTCATCATGATTGTTTCCCAATATGGCTTTCAGGACATTATCAAAGAAAACAGCGTCTCGCTGGACCCGAGTCGTGTAGCGGCCCAGGTAGTCAGCGGTATCGGTTTTATCGGTGCCGGTACCATCATATTACAAAAGCAAATAGTCAGAGGATTGACTACTGCTGCCGGAATATGGGCTACAGCAGGCATCGGTCTGGCGGTTGGAGCCGGAATGTATGTAATAAGTATAGCCGCTACCCTGCTCACTCTGGCAGGATTGGAACTGCTCAGCATCCTGTTCAAAAGTGTAGGGATGAAAAGCTCCATGATAACATTCTCTACCGGAAATAAGGATATCCTTAAGGAAGTATCCGATCGCTTTAACTCCCGAAATTATATGTTAGTCTCCTACAAAATGGAAAGATTAGGTTCCGGAGATACAGAAAGGTATATAGTGACTATGATTATCAAATCCAAGCGGAGTAATGACGAAGGACACATGCTGTCACTTATGCAGGAATGGCCGGATGTGACAGTAGAACAAATCGAATGA
- a CDS encoding TIGR03915 family putative DNA repair protein, producing the protein MNIFVFDNTFEGLLTSVFEAYSRRVFPDALSPEGEPLPLFYDEVFTVITEEEKAKRVWRGLQKKLSSGALSCLAQCWLAEEQETPMLLFRYIRKAIDAPRSIETNFADPDVLEFSRMWKRVDWERLRMLQFIRFQKAADGTFFAAVEPEKNALPLAIDHFKDRFADQPWLIYDIKRAYGFYYDLKEVRQVTFEEGSCERHLVTGMLDESLMDKDEKLFQQLWKTYFKAICIKERLNPRKHKQDMPIRYWKHMTEKQ; encoded by the coding sequence ATGAATATATTTGTTTTTGATAATACTTTCGAGGGTTTGCTGACTTCTGTTTTTGAAGCCTATTCCCGTCGTGTTTTTCCTGATGCATTGTCTCCGGAAGGAGAGCCATTACCTTTATTTTATGATGAAGTCTTCACGGTAATCACCGAAGAAGAAAAGGCGAAGCGAGTATGGCGTGGTTTGCAAAAGAAACTCTCTTCCGGTGCTCTGTCTTGCCTCGCCCAATGTTGGCTGGCGGAGGAACAGGAAACTCCGATGCTTTTGTTTCGCTATATTCGTAAGGCGATTGATGCTCCCCGTTCCATTGAAACCAATTTTGCCGATCCGGATGTACTGGAATTCTCGCGTATGTGGAAGCGGGTGGATTGGGAACGTCTTCGTATGCTCCAGTTTATCCGTTTTCAGAAAGCTGCCGACGGCACCTTCTTTGCTGCGGTAGAGCCGGAAAAGAATGCTCTACCACTGGCTATCGATCATTTTAAGGATCGTTTTGCCGATCAGCCCTGGCTGATATATGACATAAAACGGGCGTATGGTTTCTATTATGATTTGAAAGAAGTACGTCAGGTCACTTTTGAAGAAGGTTCATGCGAGCGACATCTGGTCACAGGTATGCTGGATGAAAGCCTGATGGATAAAGACGAGAAACTTTTTCAGCAACTCTGGAAGACATACTTTAAAGCCATCTGTATCAAAGAACGGCTAAATCCGCGGAAGCATAAACAAGATATGCCTATACGTTACTGGAAACACATGACAGAGAAGCAGTAA
- a CDS encoding putative DNA modification/repair radical SAM protein, producing the protein MNENVLNKLKILAESAKYDVSCSSSGTVRSNKPGMLGNTVGGWGICHSFAEDGRCISLLKVMLTNYCIYDCAYCINRRSNDLPRATLSVSELVDLTMEFYRRNYIEGLFLSSGVVRSPDYTMERLVRVAKDLRTVHRFNGYIHLKSIPGASRELVNEAGLYADRLSVNVEIPKEENLKLLAPEKDHKSVYAPMRYIQQGVLESSEERKKHRHAPRFAPAGQSTQMIVGATAETDKDILFLSSALYKGPTMRRVYYSGYISVNTYDTRLPALKQPPLVRENRLYQADWLMRFYQFKVEEIVDDAYPDLDLEIDPKLSWALRHPEQFPVDINRADYEMLLRIPGVGVKSARLIVASRRFSKLGFYELKKIGVVMKKAQYFITCHELPMKTVNEMTPQAVRSLLITKPNKKKVDERQLLLDFRD; encoded by the coding sequence ATGAATGAAAACGTCCTCAATAAACTGAAAATACTGGCGGAGTCGGCAAAATATGACGTCTCATGCTCGTCCAGCGGTACCGTGCGTTCCAACAAACCCGGTATGTTGGGTAATACTGTCGGTGGCTGGGGTATTTGCCATAGTTTTGCTGAGGATGGACGTTGCATTTCACTGCTGAAGGTGATGTTGACGAACTATTGCATTTACGACTGTGCATATTGCATCAATCGTCGCTCTAATGATTTGCCGCGTGCTACGCTTTCTGTCAGTGAGTTGGTAGATCTGACGATGGAGTTCTATCGCCGCAATTATATAGAAGGATTATTCCTGAGCAGTGGTGTGGTGCGGAGTCCGGATTATACCATGGAACGTCTGGTGCGCGTGGCAAAAGACTTGCGCACAGTGCATCGTTTCAATGGCTATATCCATTTGAAAAGTATTCCCGGTGCCAGTCGTGAACTGGTGAACGAAGCGGGGTTGTATGCCGACCGCCTCAGCGTCAATGTAGAAATACCGAAAGAGGAGAATCTGAAACTTCTTGCCCCGGAGAAAGACCATAAAAGTGTATATGCGCCGATGCGTTATATTCAGCAAGGCGTGTTGGAAAGTTCGGAGGAACGGAAGAAACACCGCCATGCACCACGTTTTGCTCCTGCCGGACAGAGCACACAAATGATTGTAGGGGCTACAGCGGAAACGGACAAAGATATTCTTTTTCTTTCATCAGCTCTTTACAAAGGACCTACAATGAGGCGTGTTTATTATTCCGGTTATATCTCTGTGAATACGTATGATACGCGTTTGCCGGCCCTGAAGCAGCCACCGCTGGTACGTGAAAATCGCCTGTATCAGGCAGATTGGCTCATGCGCTTTTATCAGTTTAAGGTGGAAGAGATTGTGGATGATGCATATCCTGACCTGGACTTGGAGATTGATCCTAAACTGTCGTGGGCCTTACGCCATCCGGAGCAGTTTCCGGTAGATATCAATCGGGCGGATTATGAGATGTTATTGCGTATTCCGGGGGTAGGAGTGAAGTCGGCAAGATTGATCGTGGCATCCCGTCGTTTTTCTAAGTTAGGTTTCTATGAGTTAAAGAAGATAGGAGTGGTGATGAAAAAAGCGCAGTACTTTATTACTTGCCATGAACTCCCTATGAAGACAGTGAATGAAATGACTCCGCAAGCAGTGCGCAGTTTGCTGATTACGAAGCCGAACAAGAAGAAAGTGGACGAAAGGCAGTTGTTGCTTGATTTCCGCGACTAA
- a CDS encoding histone H1 — translation MKELVEKVAELYAAFEKDAKAQIENGNKAAGTRARKASLEIEKLMKAFRKASLEAAK, via the coding sequence ATGAAAGAATTAGTTGAAAAAGTTGCTGAATTGTATGCAGCATTCGAGAAAGATGCAAAAGCTCAGATTGAAAATGGTAACAAAGCTGCCGGTACTCGTGCACGTAAGGCTTCTTTAGAAATCGAAAAATTAATGAAAGCATTCCGCAAAGCATCTTTGGAAGCTGCTAAATAA
- a CDS encoding AlbA family DNA-binding domain-containing protein, giving the protein MKPLTDTEYIHLLIAEGEHQRQDFKFEISDARKIAKTLSAFANTDGGRLLIGVKDNGKIAGVRSDEEQYMIEAAAQMYCQPEVNYTMQTFQAEGRSVLVVQIEESLQKPVYAKDETGKPLAYLRIKDENILATPVHLRVWQQSGSPRGELITYTEREQLLLDLLEENDSLSLNRYCRLARLSRRAAEHLLAKFIRFDIVEPVFEGHKFHFRLK; this is encoded by the coding sequence ATGAAACCCCTTACAGATACGGAATACATACACTTGCTCATAGCCGAAGGCGAACACCAAAGGCAGGACTTTAAGTTTGAGATTTCCGATGCCCGTAAGATCGCAAAAACGCTCTCCGCCTTTGCCAATACGGACGGCGGGCGGTTGCTGATCGGGGTAAAAGATAACGGAAAGATTGCCGGAGTTCGCTCCGATGAGGAACAATATATGATAGAGGCGGCAGCACAAATGTACTGTCAGCCGGAAGTGAATTATACCATGCAGACCTTTCAGGCGGAAGGACGCAGTGTGCTGGTAGTGCAGATTGAGGAAAGTTTGCAAAAACCCGTATATGCCAAGGATGAAACTGGAAAACCGTTGGCTTATCTGCGCATCAAGGATGAGAATATACTCGCTACACCGGTTCATCTGCGTGTATGGCAGCAAAGTGGTAGTCCGCGGGGAGAACTGATAACTTATACTGAACGCGAACAGTTGTTGCTTGACTTGTTGGAAGAAAATGACAGTCTATCGTTAAACAGGTATTGTAGGCTGGCACGCCTTTCCCGACGTGCAGCGGAACATTTACTTGCCAAGTTCATCCGGTTTGATATTGTAGAACCGGTATTTGAAGGTCATAAGTTTCACTTCAGACTAAAATAA
- a CDS encoding alanine/glycine:cation symporter family protein has protein sequence MNIINSINDILWTYILIALLLGCALWFTLKTRFVQFRMIGEMVRLLGDSAGTNGKPGEKHISSFQAFAISIASRVGTGNLAGVATAIAVGGPGAVFWMWVIALFGAASSFVESTLAQLYKVRGKDSFIGGPAYYMRKGLKQPWMGTVFAILITITFGFAFNSVQSNTLCAAFEHAFGFDHAIVGGVITIATLLIIFGGVQRIAKVSSIIVPIMALGYIALALIIVAINITELPAVIKLIVSHAFGWQQALGGGVGIALMQGIKRGLFSNEAGMGSAPNVAATAHVTHPVKQGLIQTLGVFTDTLIICTCTAFIILFSGAPLDGSTNGVQLTQQALTNEIGSAGSIFVAIALFFFAFSSILGNYYYGEANVRYLTRKKWILNIYRILVGGMVLFGALAALDVAWSLADVTMGLMALCNLIAISLLGKYAFKLLEDYRAQKRVGIKDPVFTKDRLKEVENDIECW, from the coding sequence ATGAATATAATCAATTCAATCAACGATATTCTCTGGACCTATATCCTCATCGCTCTGCTTTTGGGATGTGCCCTTTGGTTCACGCTGAAAACCCGCTTCGTACAGTTCCGCATGATAGGTGAAATGGTACGTTTACTGGGTGACTCAGCAGGAACAAACGGCAAGCCGGGTGAAAAGCATATTTCTTCATTTCAGGCATTTGCCATCTCCATTGCCAGCCGTGTAGGTACGGGCAATCTGGCGGGTGTGGCCACTGCCATCGCTGTAGGCGGGCCGGGAGCAGTGTTCTGGATGTGGGTCATTGCCCTGTTTGGTGCTGCCAGTTCATTCGTAGAGTCTACATTGGCACAATTATATAAGGTGAGAGGCAAAGACTCTTTCATTGGCGGTCCCGCTTATTATATGCGGAAAGGATTGAAACAACCGTGGATGGGTACTGTATTTGCCATACTCATTACGATCACTTTCGGCTTCGCCTTCAACTCCGTACAAAGCAATACGCTGTGTGCAGCTTTTGAACATGCGTTCGGTTTCGACCATGCCATCGTAGGAGGGGTTATTACCATAGCCACGCTGCTTATTATCTTCGGTGGTGTACAGCGCATTGCTAAAGTGAGCAGCATTATTGTCCCCATTATGGCATTGGGATATATTGCTTTGGCACTGATTATTGTAGCTATCAACATCACTGAACTTCCTGCCGTTATCAAACTCATCGTCAGCCATGCCTTCGGCTGGCAACAGGCATTGGGTGGCGGTGTAGGTATCGCATTGATGCAAGGCATCAAGCGGGGATTGTTCAGCAATGAAGCAGGTATGGGTTCCGCTCCCAATGTGGCAGCCACCGCACACGTCACACATCCCGTAAAGCAGGGGCTGATACAGACCTTGGGCGTTTTCACCGATACATTAATTATATGTACCTGCACCGCGTTCATTATACTTTTCAGTGGTGCGCCGCTGGACGGCTCTACCAACGGGGTACAACTTACGCAACAAGCATTGACGAATGAGATAGGTTCAGCAGGAAGCATTTTTGTTGCTATTGCTTTGTTCTTCTTCGCCTTCAGCAGCATTCTGGGTAATTATTATTATGGAGAAGCCAATGTACGTTATCTTACCCGTAAGAAATGGATATTGAACATTTACCGTATTCTGGTAGGTGGTATGGTGCTATTTGGTGCACTCGCTGCACTGGATGTGGCCTGGAGTCTGGCAGATGTCACCATGGGATTGATGGCGCTCTGTAACCTGATTGCCATCAGCCTGCTCGGTAAATACGCTTTTAAACTACTGGAAGACTACCGTGCACAGAAGCGGGTGGGTATCAAAGACCCTGTTTTCACAAAAGACCGCCTCAAAGAGGTAGAAAATGACATAGAGTGCTGGTAA
- a CDS encoding KamA family radical SAM protein, which produces MKQKKMLALTLSQLKQLYRNELPEIVRIAEQSDGTESFKQGISEFITNQADTESEVVRQIRLLIEYDGQEVHELSTDEQMIVSTLSLLYMFLIGNLEEDVETDVFLDIFQQFKRLQHPAAPLPAPQRVKAWTERWPSGLDEDVQLIHAKNKERILHALIQKIEHRTAVSRYHFEEGISYEEKYRLVNEWWNDFRFHLAMAAKSPTELNRFLGNSLSAETMYLLSRARKKGMPFFVTPYYLHLLNPGSTGYNDESLRSYILYSPQLVETYGQIRAWEREDIVEAGKPNAAGWLLPDGHNIHRRYPEVAILIPDTMGRACGGLCASCQRMYDFQSKRLNFEFDSLRPKETWEKKLRRLMTYFEEDTQLRDILITGGDALMSQNKTLNTILEAIYRMAARKRKANQERPEGEKYAELQRIRLGSRLPAYLPMRINNELVEILRTFKEKASVIGIRQFIIQTHFQTPLEVTPEAKEGIRKLLSAGWLITNQLVYNVAASRRGHTTRLRQVLNELGVVCYYTFSVKGFEENNAVFTPNSRSMQEQQEEKRFGKLNKEDAFNLSASLETALDPASCIRHFLKIHHLPFLATDRSVLNLPAIGKSMTFNLVGMTEDGKRILRFDHDGTRRHSPIINQLGQVYIVENKSIAAYLRQLRAMGEDVEDYASIWNYTEGKTESRFSLYEYPDFPFRITEKMSNLEIAE; this is translated from the coding sequence ATGAAACAAAAGAAAATGCTTGCACTCACTTTATCCCAGTTGAAGCAACTTTATCGAAATGAACTTCCCGAAATTGTACGCATCGCCGAACAGAGCGACGGTACGGAAAGCTTCAAGCAAGGCATTTCGGAATTCATTACCAATCAGGCTGATACGGAAAGTGAAGTTGTCAGGCAAATTCGACTTCTGATTGAATATGACGGCCAGGAAGTCCATGAACTTTCTACCGATGAACAAATGATTGTTTCTACCCTGTCACTTCTATACATGTTTCTTATCGGAAATCTGGAAGAAGATGTGGAAACAGACGTGTTCCTGGATATTTTCCAGCAATTCAAACGCTTACAGCATCCTGCTGCCCCACTCCCCGCACCCCAACGCGTCAAAGCGTGGACCGAGCGCTGGCCCAGCGGACTGGACGAAGACGTACAACTGATCCATGCCAAAAATAAAGAGCGTATTCTGCACGCATTGATACAGAAGATAGAGCACCGTACCGCTGTTTCCCGCTACCACTTTGAAGAGGGCATCAGCTACGAAGAGAAATACCGCCTCGTCAACGAATGGTGGAACGATTTCCGTTTCCATCTGGCCATGGCTGCCAAAAGCCCTACAGAACTGAATCGCTTTCTGGGCAATTCACTTTCTGCTGAAACCATGTATCTGTTATCTCGTGCCCGCAAGAAAGGAATGCCTTTCTTCGTTACGCCTTACTATCTGCACTTGTTAAATCCCGGCAGTACAGGATACAACGATGAATCTCTGCGCAGCTACATCCTCTACTCCCCGCAACTGGTGGAAACCTACGGACAAATCCGCGCTTGGGAACGTGAAGACATAGTAGAAGCCGGAAAACCCAATGCGGCCGGCTGGCTCCTGCCCGACGGGCACAATATCCACCGTCGTTATCCGGAAGTAGCCATCCTCATTCCCGATACCATGGGACGCGCTTGTGGCGGGCTTTGTGCTTCCTGCCAGCGTATGTATGACTTCCAGAGCAAACGACTCAATTTTGAGTTTGACTCCCTGCGTCCTAAAGAAACATGGGAAAAGAAATTGCGCCGTCTGATGACTTACTTCGAGGAAGATACCCAGTTGCGTGATATCCTCATCACAGGTGGAGATGCCCTCATGAGTCAGAACAAGACGCTGAACACAATTCTGGAAGCCATTTACCGTATGGCTGCCCGTAAACGGAAAGCCAATCAGGAACGCCCGGAAGGAGAAAAGTATGCCGAATTACAGCGTATCCGCCTCGGATCGCGTTTGCCAGCTTATCTGCCAATGCGTATCAACAATGAATTGGTAGAAATTCTGCGAACTTTCAAGGAGAAAGCATCCGTCATCGGTATCCGTCAGTTCATCATTCAAACGCATTTCCAAACTCCATTGGAGGTTACTCCCGAGGCAAAGGAAGGTATTCGCAAATTATTATCGGCAGGCTGGCTGATTACCAACCAACTTGTGTATAACGTAGCTGCCTCACGTCGGGGACATACCACCCGCCTACGCCAAGTACTTAACGAACTGGGAGTTGTCTGTTACTATACATTCTCCGTAAAAGGTTTCGAAGAAAACAACGCAGTCTTTACACCAAACAGCCGTTCCATGCAGGAACAGCAAGAAGAAAAGCGTTTCGGCAAACTAAATAAAGAAGATGCCTTCAACCTGTCTGCATCGCTCGAAACCGCACTTGATCCTGCATCCTGTATCCGCCACTTCCTGAAGATACATCATCTTCCGTTTCTTGCCACAGACCGCAGCGTGTTAAACCTGCCCGCCATTGGCAAGAGCATGACGTTCAATCTGGTAGGAATGACCGAAGACGGAAAGCGCATCCTTCGTTTCGACCACGACGGAACACGTCGCCACAGCCCGATAATCAATCAACTCGGACAGGTATATATCGTAGAGAATAAATCCATAGCCGCCTACCTGCGACAACTGCGTGCCATGGGAGAAGATGTGGAAGACTACGCAAGTATCTGGAATTATACGGAAGGCAAAACCGAATCACGGTTCAGCCTGTACGAATATCCGGACTTCCCCTTCCGCATCACAGAAAAAATGAGTAATCTGGAAATAGCAGAGTAA
- a CDS encoding uracil-DNA glycosylase family protein, whose protein sequence is MEIERHPLEPFLPANARLLMLGSFPPQKKRWSMEFYYPNWNNDMWRIVGLLFFNDKNHFLNETAKAFDKDRIIPFLQEKGIALFDTATAIRRLQDNASDKFLEVVEPTDIEGMLRRLPECKAIVTTGEKATETLCEQFSLEKPKVGDFTEFVFDGRPMRLYRMPSSSRAYPLALEKKAAAYRIMYQDLQML, encoded by the coding sequence ATGGAAATCGAACGGCACCCTTTAGAACCCTTTCTTCCTGCTAACGCCCGTTTGCTGATGCTGGGAAGTTTTCCACCTCAAAAGAAAAGGTGGTCGATGGAGTTTTATTATCCGAACTGGAACAATGATATGTGGCGGATTGTAGGACTCTTGTTCTTCAATGATAAGAACCATTTTCTGAACGAAACGGCAAAAGCTTTCGACAAAGATCGCATTATCCCTTTCCTACAAGAAAAAGGCATTGCCCTATTTGATACAGCTACCGCCATACGACGGTTGCAAGACAATGCATCCGACAAATTTCTGGAAGTTGTAGAACCTACGGATATCGAGGGCATGCTCCGTCGCTTACCGGAATGTAAAGCCATAGTTACTACAGGTGAGAAAGCAACGGAAACTTTATGCGAACAATTCTCTCTTGAAAAGCCGAAAGTGGGAGATTTTACAGAGTTTGTTTTTGATGGCAGACCTATGCGACTCTATCGGATGCCCTCTTCTTCGCGCGCTTATCCGCTTGCTTTAGAAAAAAAAGCAGCAGCCTACCGCATTATGTATCAGGACTTACAGATGTTATAA